TCCTCGTGTTCGACTTCTGCGGCAACCTCGAATTCTTCGGTCAGGACCTGCCCGGCTCCCAGGGGCAGGTGCGCACGTCCCTGACGCAGCGCCTGTTCGAGGCCCGCCTGGCGCTCGTGCGGGCGCTGGGGGAGGAGGACGGCGAGCTGCGCGCCGCGACGACCCACACGCTCCGGCAGATCGTGGCGGGCATGAACCCCGACAACTTCGTGGTCCGGCCGCACCGGCGGGCGGTCGAGCGCTTCGCCGCCGCGGACGCCTGGCGCGAGCTCACCGCCACGGACGGGCCCGACCTGCTCGCCCTGGCGGCGCTGCCCTCCTCGGTCCGGGACGACGACGAGGACGCCAAGCGGTTCGACCTGCTCATCCTGCGTCGTCAATCGGCGCAACTCGAGGGCGATGCCGTGACGGCCGAACGCGTGCGCGAGGCGGTCCAGGACATCGCGGCGGCGCTCCTGGCCAAGACCGCGATCCCGTCGGTCGCCGACCAGGCGGTGCTGCTCGAGGCCGTCGTCGGCGACGAGTGGTGGACGGGCGTGACGCTGCCGATGCTCGAGCTCGCGCGCGTGCGCATCCGCGGTCTCGCGGGCTTCATCGAGCGCGCCTCCCGGAGCCCCGTCTACACCGACGTCGAGGACGCGCTGGGTGAGTCGGTGGAGATCGACCTGCCGGGCACGACCCCGGGCACCGACTTCGAACGCTTCCGCGCCAAGGCCGAGGCCTACCTCCGGGGCCACCTCGACAACCTCACCCTGCAGCGGCTGCGCCGCAACAGGCAGCTCACACCGGGCGACCTGAGCGAGCTGGAGCGGCTGCTCGTGGCCGCGGGCGGGCGCACCGTCGACATCGCGTGGGCCAGGGATCAGGCCGACGGGCTCGGGCTGTTCGTGCGCTCCCTCGTGGGCCTGGACCGGGCCGCGGTGGCGGAGGCGTTCGCGAGCTACCTCGACGGCGCCCGGTTCTCGATCGACCAGCTCCGCTTCGTCAACCTCATCGTCGACGAGCTCACCCGCAACGGGGTCATGGAGCCCGCCCGACTCTTCGAATCGCCGTATACCGATCACGCGCCGACCGGCCCGGACTACTTCTTCCCCGATGCGGACATCGACGTCATCGTCGCCACCCTGGACGAGGTTCGCAGGACCGCCGATCCACGGGAAGTGGCCTGACGGGCGGCCGGTGAGGTGGCCGGAGGGGACCCGCGCGCAGGGGAGCGCTACGTGCGGGGGGTCAGTCCACGCATGAGTTCGACGAGCACGGGCATTCCCGAGGAAGGGTCAGGGCCACACCGACAGGATCCGAGGCTGAGGTCCGCCGCACGAGCTGTGCGAATGGCGTCGTCGACACTCGCGAACGGAAAGTGTGTCGCGAGATGCTTGCCGTCCCGGAGGAGCTTGTGTTTGGACATCAGCTCGTCCAGCTGTCGAGTCGAGTGTGCGGCGCGCGACTCGGAAACGTGCCAGTAGAGCCAGGTCTCGAACTTCAACCGCGTGACCAGCAGGTCGATGCCTTCGCGCTGGGCGGTCTCGATCGCCGACTTGAGCGTCGTATGGGTGTCGACGTCGACCAGGCACACTGAACCTGGATCCACCGTGCTGGTTTGAGTCTGGGTGGCGTGGGCGCATGAGAATGCCCTTCTGACCTGGGATAATGCGTGTTGTCAACGCACGCAGTCCCAAAAAAGAAGGGCATCTCGTAGATGCAACTATCTCATGTCTCCTCGGTACGGTTCGACGATCCGAATCTGGTCGGCGTGGCGGGTCTTGTCCCGGTGATGGCGCTGGCCGAGCGTGCCGGGCTGTCGGCGCTGGTCGG
The window above is part of the Pseudactinotalea sp. HY158 genome. Proteins encoded here:
- a CDS encoding RloB domain-containing protein, with the protein product MCLVDVDTHTTLKSAIETAQREGIDLLVTRLKFETWLYWHVSESRAAHSTRQLDELMSKHKLLRDGKHLATHFPFASVDDAIRTARAADLSLGSCRCGPDPSSGMPVLVELMRGLTPRT